The Tripterygium wilfordii isolate XIE 37 chromosome 5, ASM1340144v1, whole genome shotgun sequence genome window below encodes:
- the LOC119998243 gene encoding caffeoylshikimate esterase-like isoform X2: MLQLYEVNSRGLEIFSKSWIPEISQLKAVVCFCHGYGDTCTFFFEGIARKFAQCGYGVFALDYPGFGLSEGLHGYIPSFDKLVDDVIEHYSKVKDNPEFSGLPSFLFGESLGGAVALKVHLKQPDAWDGAILVAPMCKIADDMVPPLIVTKLLIGVANVLPKQKLVPQKNLADAAFRDLKNRELTAYNVISYKDKPRLWSALEMLRTTQEIERRLEEVSLPLLILHGEADIVTDPSVSKALYDKARTSDKKLKLYKDAFHSLLEGEPDETIVQALDDIISWLDEHSRKSDTS; the protein is encoded by the exons ATGCTACAGTTGTATGAGGTGAACTCTCGAGGATTGGAAATTTTCTCAAAAAGTTGGATTCCTGAGATTTCTCAACTCAAAGCAGTGGTTTGTTTTTGCCATGGTTATGGCGATACTTGCACCTTTTTCTTTGAAG GAATTGCAAGGAAATTTGCGCAATGTGGGTATGGAGTTTTTGCACTGGATTACCCTGGATTTGGACTCTCTGAAGGCCTTCATGGCTATATTCCTAGTTTCGACAAACTTGTTGATGATGTCATTGAACATTACTCAAAAGTCAAAG ATAACCCAGAGTTTAGTGGTTTACCTAGCTTCCTTTTCGGAGAGTCTCTGGGTGGAGCTGTAGCTCTGAAAGTGCACCTGAAACAACCTGATGCATGGGATGGTGCTATTCTTGTTGCACCAATGTGCAAA ATTGCCGATGACATGGTTCCACCACTGATAGTGACAAAACTCCTCATTGGTGTAGCTAATGTTCTTCCAAAGCAGAAGTTAGTTCCGCAGAAAAATTTAGCTGATGCAGCTTTTCGGGACTTAAAGAATAGAGAGCTG ACAGCTTATAATGTCATTTCTTACAAGGACAAACCACGCTTGTGGAGCGCTCTAGAGATGCTCAGAACCACTCAAGAGATAGAACGTCGATTGGAAGAG GTATCTCTACCTCTATTAATTCTGCACGGGGAGGCTGATATCGTCACTGATCCATCGGTAAGCAAGGCTTTGTATGATAAAGCAAGGACTTCGGACAAGAAGCTCAAACTGTATAAAGATGCATTTCACTCTCTTCTCGAGGGCGAGCCTGATGAAACCATAGTTCAAGCTTTGGATGATATAATTTCATGGCTCGATGAACACAGCAGGAAGAGTGATACCTCTTGA
- the LOC119998895 gene encoding LOB domain-containing protein 41-like produces the protein MRMSCNGCRVLRKGCSENCTIRPCLLWIKSPESQANATVFLAKFYGRAGLMNLINAGPEHLRPAIFRSLLYEACGRIVNPIYGSVGLLWSGSWELCQAAVEAVLKGAPITPINSEAAANGNEPPLKAYDIRHVSKDENSAASNDLHRVKTRCRVKRAVIKPKAIKPVPVNETPNWRASYMEELNRSTSHESSVSHQSVGANVVDGESKETESMISVETAEPSMLFLADPESGVDRNEGARNGTDLGLELTLGLEPLSREHHVIPVKKRRTEAYDVDACKMELGF, from the exons ATGCGGATGAGCTGTAATGGATGTCGAGTTCTACGAAAAGGGTGTAGCGAGAATTGCACTATTAGACCTTGCTTGCTGTGGATTAAGAGCCCTGAATCACAAGCCAATGCCACTGTCTTTCTCGCCAAGTTTTATGGCCGTGCCGGACTCATGAACCTCATCAACGCCGGCCCTGAACATCTTCGTCCTG CGATTTTTAGGTCTCTGCTTTACGAGGCATGCGGGCGGATCGTGAATCCAATTTACGGGTCGGTTGGGTTGTTGTGGTCAGGAAGCTGGGAGCTCTGCCAGGCGGCTGTGGAGGCCGTGCTCAAGGGAGCTCCGATAACTCCGATCAACTCCGAAGCTGCGGCGAATGGCAACGAGCCGCCGCTTAAGGCCTACGACATCCGCCACGTTTCAAAGGACGAGAACTCCGCCGCGTCCAATGATCTTCACAGGGTCAAAACCCGGTGCAGAGTCAAGCGGGCCGTGATCAAGCCCAAGGCAATTAAACCCGTCCCGGTTAACGAGACCCCCAACTGGAGAGCGAGTTACATGGAAGAGTTGAACCGGTCAACGAGTCATGAATCGTCGGTTAGCCACCAGTCCGTGGGCGCGAATGTCGTTGATGGAGAGAGCAAGGAGACCGAGAGCATGATCTCCGTCGAGACAGCCGAACCGTCAATGCTGTTCCTGGCCGACCCGGAGTCCGGTGTGGACCGAAATGAGGGAGCTCGGAATGGGACCGACCTTGGGCTGGAACTGACACTGGGGTTGGAACCTCTGTCACGTGAGCATCACGTGATACCGGTGAAGAAGAGGAGGACCGAGGCTTATGATGTGGACGCGTGTAAGATGGAGCTAGGCTTTTAA
- the LOC119998690 gene encoding protein ABA DEFICIENT 4, chloroplastic-like → MAFASCFSSPRLPLKMDHKRQAIGHCHIVGVHQSFYFKGITTELFGCRVARVRTEACSDSSFIRGSKLLIKPKVTSFVRSGMGSLVIASWFSSSQIASGVFTIGTAAVLPFYTLMVVAPKAELTRRSMESTIPYIVLGLLYGYLLYLSWTPDTIRWMFASKYLLPELPGIAKMFSSEMTLASAWIHLLAVDLFAARQVFHDGLENEVETRHSVSLCLLFCPIGILTHVLTKAVTKGAGNTKHGM, encoded by the exons ATGGCCTTCGCTTCTTGCTTCAGCAGTCCTCGATTGCCCCTTAAG ATGGACCATAAGAGGCAAGCTATAGGTCATTGCCACATTGTTGGAGTGCATCAAAGCTTCTATTTTAAAGGTATAACCACAGAACTTTTTGGTTGTCGAGTTGCAAGAGTGCGAACTGAGGCGTGCAGTGACTCGAGTTTTATCAGAGGATCTAAACTGCTCATTAAGCCGAAAGTTACAAGCTTTGTTCGCAGTGGAATGGGCTCTCTAGTCATTGCTTCAT GGTTTTCAAGCTCTCAAATTGCTAGCGGTGTTTTTACCATTGGAACGGCCGCTGTTCTCCCATTCTACACTCTCATGGTTGTTGCTCCTAAAGCTGAATTG ACCAGAAGGTCTATGGAAAGTACCATACCGTATATTGTGCTTGGACTTTTGTATGGATATCTTCTATACCTCTCCTGGACGCCTGATACTATACGGTGGATGTTCGCTAGCAAATATTTGCTGCCAGAA CTGCCAGGAATTGCCAAGATGTTCTCGAGCGAGATGACATTAGCTTCTGCATGGATTCACTTATTGGCTGTAGATCTCTTTGCCGCAAG GCAAGTGTTTCACGACGGACTGGAAAATGAAGTTGAGACTCGGCATTCAGTCTCTCTTTGCCTTCTTTTCTGTCCTATTGGAATTCTTACGCATGTTCTCACTAAGGCAGTCACAAAAGGTGCTGGAAATACTAAGCATGGAATGTGA
- the LOC119998977 gene encoding caffeoylshikimate esterase-like isoform X2, translating to MESQSLFESGSANVVKSLLYDECMDKATQRRRAREAFKEVQCGIDHCLMKIPYEGLKIEEKYEVNSRGLEIFSKSWIPEAARPKAVVCYCHGYGETCTFTFEGIAKKLASSGYAVFAMDYPGFGLSEGLHGYIPSFDSLVNYVVEHFSKVKDFRGLPSFLFGQSMGGAVAVKIHLKQPEAWNGAILVAPMCKLGDAMFPPWFVLQILIVSAHLFPKLKLVQSMNFLEMAVRDVKKRELHAAYNIIAYKDRARLGTALECIKTTQEIEKRLEEVSLPLLILHGKADVITDPSISEALYEKASSWDKKINLYEDAYHCLLDGEPDEMISKVLGDITSWLDDHIALH from the exons ATGGAGAGTCAGAGTCTCTTTGAGAGTGGTTCCGCGAATGTGGTGAAG AGCTTACTGTATGACGAATGTATGGACAAAGCAACTCAAAGACGCCGTGCTCGTGAGGCGTTTAAGGAAGTCCAATGTGGGATTGATCATTGCTTGATGAAG ATTCCATATGAAGGGCTGAAGATAGAGGAG AAATATGAGGTGAACTCTAGAGGTTTGGAAATATTCTCCAAGAGCTGGATTCCTGAGGCTGCTCGTCCGAAAGCAGTTGTCTGTTACTGTCATGGTTATGGTGAAACATGCACATTTACATTTGAAG GAATTGCAAAGAAGTTGGCATCATCTGGATATGCAGTTTTCGCAATGGATTATCCAGGGTTTGGCCTCTCTGAAGGCCTTCATGGCTATATTCCAAGCTTTGATAGCCTTGTCAATTATGTTGTCGAACACTTCTCCAAAGTCAAAG ACTTCCGAGGTCTTCCAAGTTTCCTGTTCGGTCAGTCTATGGGCGGAGCTGTGGCAGTGAAGATTCACCTAAAACAACCTGAAGCATGGAATGGTGCCATTCTTGTTGCACCAATGTGCAAA TTAGGAGATGCCATGTTTCCACCATGGTTTgtgctgcaaattttgattgtatCAGCTCATCTTTTTCCAAAGCTGAAATTAGTTCAATCCATGAACTTCTTGGAGATGGCAGTAAGAGATGTGAAAAAAAGAGAGCTG CATGCAGCATATAACATAATCGCTTACAAGGATAGAGCACGACTTGGGACGGCTTTAGAATGTATCAAAACCACCCAAGAGATAGAAAAACGACTTGAAGAG GTCTCCTTGCCATTACTAATCTTGCATGGGAAGGCTGATGTTATTACCGATCCATCGATAAGCGAGGCTTTATATGAGAAGGCAAGCAGTTGGGACAAGAAGATAAATCTGTATGAGGATGCTTATCATTGCCTTCTTGATGGTGAACCAGATGAGATGATCTCTAAAGTTCTTGGTGACATTACCTCCTGGCTTGATGATCACATTGCCCTccattag
- the LOC119998977 gene encoding caffeoylshikimate esterase-like isoform X1: MESQSLFESGSANVVKSLLYDECMDKATQRRRAREAFKEVQCGIDHCLMKIPYEGLKIEEKYEVNSRGLEIFSKSWIPEAARPKAVVCYCHGYGETCTFTFEGIAKKLASSGYAVFAMDYPGFGLSEGLHGYIPSFDSLVNYVVEHFSKVKENPDFRGLPSFLFGQSMGGAVAVKIHLKQPEAWNGAILVAPMCKLGDAMFPPWFVLQILIVSAHLFPKLKLVQSMNFLEMAVRDVKKRELHAAYNIIAYKDRARLGTALECIKTTQEIEKRLEEVSLPLLILHGKADVITDPSISEALYEKASSWDKKINLYEDAYHCLLDGEPDEMISKVLGDITSWLDDHIALH; this comes from the exons ATGGAGAGTCAGAGTCTCTTTGAGAGTGGTTCCGCGAATGTGGTGAAG AGCTTACTGTATGACGAATGTATGGACAAAGCAACTCAAAGACGCCGTGCTCGTGAGGCGTTTAAGGAAGTCCAATGTGGGATTGATCATTGCTTGATGAAG ATTCCATATGAAGGGCTGAAGATAGAGGAG AAATATGAGGTGAACTCTAGAGGTTTGGAAATATTCTCCAAGAGCTGGATTCCTGAGGCTGCTCGTCCGAAAGCAGTTGTCTGTTACTGTCATGGTTATGGTGAAACATGCACATTTACATTTGAAG GAATTGCAAAGAAGTTGGCATCATCTGGATATGCAGTTTTCGCAATGGATTATCCAGGGTTTGGCCTCTCTGAAGGCCTTCATGGCTATATTCCAAGCTTTGATAGCCTTGTCAATTATGTTGTCGAACACTTCTCCAAAGTCAAAG AGAATCCAGACTTCCGAGGTCTTCCAAGTTTCCTGTTCGGTCAGTCTATGGGCGGAGCTGTGGCAGTGAAGATTCACCTAAAACAACCTGAAGCATGGAATGGTGCCATTCTTGTTGCACCAATGTGCAAA TTAGGAGATGCCATGTTTCCACCATGGTTTgtgctgcaaattttgattgtatCAGCTCATCTTTTTCCAAAGCTGAAATTAGTTCAATCCATGAACTTCTTGGAGATGGCAGTAAGAGATGTGAAAAAAAGAGAGCTG CATGCAGCATATAACATAATCGCTTACAAGGATAGAGCACGACTTGGGACGGCTTTAGAATGTATCAAAACCACCCAAGAGATAGAAAAACGACTTGAAGAG GTCTCCTTGCCATTACTAATCTTGCATGGGAAGGCTGATGTTATTACCGATCCATCGATAAGCGAGGCTTTATATGAGAAGGCAAGCAGTTGGGACAAGAAGATAAATCTGTATGAGGATGCTTATCATTGCCTTCTTGATGGTGAACCAGATGAGATGATCTCTAAAGTTCTTGGTGACATTACCTCCTGGCTTGATGATCACATTGCCCTccattag
- the LOC119998243 gene encoding caffeoylshikimate esterase-like isoform X1 — MAKAKLKGLVDDELLRILDANMDEAPARRRTREAFKEIQLGIDHILFKTPSDGLKMKELYEVNSRGLEIFSKSWIPEISQLKAVVCFCHGYGDTCTFFFEGIARKFAQCGYGVFALDYPGFGLSEGLHGYIPSFDKLVDDVIEHYSKVKDNPEFSGLPSFLFGESLGGAVALKVHLKQPDAWDGAILVAPMCKIADDMVPPLIVTKLLIGVANVLPKQKLVPQKNLADAAFRDLKNRELTAYNVISYKDKPRLWSALEMLRTTQEIERRLEEVSLPLLILHGEADIVTDPSVSKALYDKARTSDKKLKLYKDAFHSLLEGEPDETIVQALDDIISWLDEHSRKSDTS, encoded by the exons ATGGCGAAGGCGAAGTTGAAAGGACTGGTGGATGATGAATTGCTGAGGATTTTGGACGCCAATATGGACGAGGCGCCGGCAAGGAGGCGAACTCGGGAGGCGTTTAAGGAGATTCAGCTTGGAATCGATCACATATTGTTCAAG ACGCCATCCGATGGATTGAAAATGAAGGAG TTGTATGAGGTGAACTCTCGAGGATTGGAAATTTTCTCAAAAAGTTGGATTCCTGAGATTTCTCAACTCAAAGCAGTGGTTTGTTTTTGCCATGGTTATGGCGATACTTGCACCTTTTTCTTTGAAG GAATTGCAAGGAAATTTGCGCAATGTGGGTATGGAGTTTTTGCACTGGATTACCCTGGATTTGGACTCTCTGAAGGCCTTCATGGCTATATTCCTAGTTTCGACAAACTTGTTGATGATGTCATTGAACATTACTCAAAAGTCAAAG ATAACCCAGAGTTTAGTGGTTTACCTAGCTTCCTTTTCGGAGAGTCTCTGGGTGGAGCTGTAGCTCTGAAAGTGCACCTGAAACAACCTGATGCATGGGATGGTGCTATTCTTGTTGCACCAATGTGCAAA ATTGCCGATGACATGGTTCCACCACTGATAGTGACAAAACTCCTCATTGGTGTAGCTAATGTTCTTCCAAAGCAGAAGTTAGTTCCGCAGAAAAATTTAGCTGATGCAGCTTTTCGGGACTTAAAGAATAGAGAGCTG ACAGCTTATAATGTCATTTCTTACAAGGACAAACCACGCTTGTGGAGCGCTCTAGAGATGCTCAGAACCACTCAAGAGATAGAACGTCGATTGGAAGAG GTATCTCTACCTCTATTAATTCTGCACGGGGAGGCTGATATCGTCACTGATCCATCGGTAAGCAAGGCTTTGTATGATAAAGCAAGGACTTCGGACAAGAAGCTCAAACTGTATAAAGATGCATTTCACTCTCTTCTCGAGGGCGAGCCTGATGAAACCATAGTTCAAGCTTTGGATGATATAATTTCATGGCTCGATGAACACAGCAGGAAGAGTGATACCTCTTGA
- the LOC119998483 gene encoding ribulose bisphosphate carboxylase small chain, chloroplastic-like translates to MASSIMSSATVATLNRTTPAQANMVAPFTGLKSSAAFPVTRKPNNDFSSLSGNGGRVQCMKVWPTVGMKKFETLSYLPPLTDAELAKEIDYLLRSGWIPCLEFELEHGFVYRENNRSPGYYDGRYWTMWKLPMYGCTDSAQVLKELQEAKTAHPNGFIRIIGFDNKRQVQCISFIAYKPAGL, encoded by the exons ATGGCTTCCTCTATAATGTCATCGGCCACTGTTGCCACCCTTAACCGCACCACCCCTGCTCAAGCCAACATGGTTGCACCCTTCACTGGCCTCAAGTCCTCTGCTGCTTTCCCTGTCACCAGAAAGCCCAACAATGACTTCTCTTCCCTCTCCGGCAATGGTGGAAGAGTCCAGTGCATGAAG GTATGGCCAACAGTTGGCATGAAGAAGTTTGAGACTCTCTCGTACCTTCCACCACTCACAGATGCAGAATTGGCAAAGGAAATCGACTACCTTCTTCGTAGTGGATGGATTCCTTGCTTGGAATTCGAGTTGGAG CACGGATTTGTGTACCGTGAGAACAACCGTTCACCAGGTTACTATGATGGGAGGTACTGGACCATGTGGAAGCTCCCCATGTACGGATGCACAGACTCTGCTCAGGTGCTCAAGGAGCTCCAAGAGGCCAAGACTGCTCACCCGAATGGCTTCATTCGGATCATCGGCTTCGACAACAAGCGTCAAGTGCAGTGCATCAGTTTCATTGCCTACAAGCCTGCTGGTCTTTAA